One segment of Coffea arabica cultivar ET-39 chromosome 7c, Coffea Arabica ET-39 HiFi, whole genome shotgun sequence DNA contains the following:
- the LOC113699324 gene encoding SWR1 complex subunit 6-like, translating into MEEDGSNSIRRMSTRSRKIAPKMAAALASSDNRTQAILARLDALENDNAATEAVQQIDDDDDEVSLDDDDDQVYQKKQSKSTKRKTRQAKALENAKKASRTFLELLHEANLESLPPHVPSYLRAAVGPPSSSSSRHFCTVCGFTANYTCVQCGMRFCSIRCQTIHNDTRCLKFVA; encoded by the exons ATGGAGGAAGATGGGTcgaattcaattcgaaggaTGTCTACTCGGTCCCGCAAGATTGCTCCCAAAATGGCGGCTGCACTTGCCAGCTCCGATAATCGAACTCAG GCGATACTAGCTCGGCTGGATGCTTTGGAAAATGACAATGCTGCAACGGAGGCAGTACAGCaaattgatgatgatgatgatgaagttTCTCTTGATGACGATGATGACCAAG TTTATCAAAAGAAACAGTCTAAGAGTACGAAACGGAAAACTCGTCAGGCTAAAGCGTTAGAGAATGCTAAAAAGGCCTCGAGAACGTTTCTTGAGCTCTTGCACGAG GCAAACCTGGAATCCTTGCCTCCTCATGTGCCCTCGTATTTGAGAGCTGCAGTTGGACCTCCAAGTTCCTCTTCAAGCCGTCATTTTTGCACTGTCTGCGGATTCACAGCGAATTATACATGTGTACAATGTGGGATGCGATTTTGTTCTATTCGATGCCAAACTATTCACAATGATACTCGTTGCTTGAAATTTGTCGCATGA